In Zobellia roscoffensis, the following are encoded in one genomic region:
- a CDS encoding MarC family protein — protein MDNLLTFSITVFTGFFAIMNPLSNMPVFLSLVEGADRQTQRNIGKRATFTAFIIVTIFLVLGKFIFLLFGITIPAFKITGGILVFVVGFDMLQSKKSNVKHLKETHIDENIAISPLAIPILAGPGTIVTGMNFVSNAGYIKIGIVILIFAAMCLMTYFTFMLSELFIKKIGNNVISVIGKIMGLIIAIIGTDMIIQGIKISFSL, from the coding sequence ATGGACAACCTTCTTACCTTTTCAATTACCGTATTCACAGGTTTCTTTGCCATAATGAACCCACTTTCCAATATGCCTGTTTTTTTATCCTTAGTTGAAGGTGCCGATAGACAAACCCAACGCAATATTGGTAAAAGAGCCACCTTTACGGCCTTTATAATCGTTACCATTTTTCTTGTACTTGGGAAGTTTATATTTCTCCTGTTTGGAATAACCATACCCGCATTTAAGATTACGGGGGGTATTTTAGTTTTTGTTGTAGGTTTTGATATGCTCCAGTCTAAAAAATCTAACGTAAAACACTTAAAAGAAACGCATATTGATGAAAATATAGCAATTTCCCCACTGGCCATTCCCATATTAGCCGGACCGGGTACTATTGTAACCGGAATGAACTTTGTTTCCAACGCGGGTTATATTAAGATTGGAATCGTAATTTTAATTTTTGCGGCCATGTGTTTAATGACCTATTTTACTTTTATGTTAAGTGAGTTATTCATTAAGAAAATTGGAAATAACGTCATATCTGTAATAGGAAAAATAATGGGTCTTATCATTGCTATAATTGGTACGGATATGATTATTCAGGGTATTAAAATATCGTTCTCACTATAA
- a CDS encoding XRE family transcriptional regulator: protein MENEITLKRFTDVRRELGYTQAEFAKLLGVSSTTADIERGRTKLSGKVVMELLKQFKINPLWLFGDSDNQYLETSKVSVIPKVVTVDNSGNDNMVLVNAKAAAGYPQNIADTSWYEQLPAFDLPIPEFRNATYRGFQVDGDSMLPNLRSGEWVLAKAVEHIDDVSPNKMYVVVLEDAVLVKKVEKRPNSNNVTLVSLNETYPPYDIKPFQIQEIWEVSSRITFGEDATTEKGLLRQLQESMDELKSQLRHVKKV from the coding sequence ATGGAAAATGAAATTACTTTAAAACGCTTTACAGATGTTCGCCGAGAACTGGGCTATACCCAAGCAGAGTTTGCCAAACTTTTGGGCGTATCTAGTACAACTGCAGATATTGAACGTGGGCGGACCAAACTTTCTGGTAAAGTAGTGATGGAGCTCTTAAAACAGTTTAAGATAAACCCCCTTTGGTTGTTTGGTGATAGTGACAATCAATATTTGGAGACCTCAAAAGTTAGTGTAATTCCCAAAGTGGTTACGGTAGATAATTCTGGAAATGACAATATGGTTTTGGTAAATGCCAAGGCCGCCGCCGGTTACCCGCAGAATATTGCAGATACGAGCTGGTATGAACAACTTCCTGCTTTTGATTTACCAATACCTGAGTTTAGAAATGCTACATACCGTGGTTTTCAGGTAGATGGCGATAGTATGTTGCCCAATTTAAGATCAGGGGAATGGGTCTTGGCAAAGGCTGTAGAGCATATAGATGATGTTAGCCCTAATAAGATGTACGTTGTGGTTTTGGAAGATGCCGTTTTGGTAAAAAAGGTTGAAAAACGACCCAATTCAAATAATGTCACTTTAGTTTCTCTCAATGAAACCTACCCTCCTTATGATATTAAACCCTTTCAAATACAGGAAATTTGGGAGGTGAGTAGTAGAATTACCTTTGGTGAGGATGCTACTACGGAGAAAGGACTATTAAGACAATTACAAGAATCAATGGATGAGCTAAAAAGCCAATTACGGCATGTTAAAAAGGTGTAA
- a CDS encoding alpha/beta fold hydrolase: MKKLLKIIGGIIGILVIAVAVIYFFFPKVLVDQTNASYARAAGLEKKTIEINGYTVHFYESEGEDDKPDFVLVHGMGDDKSSFLQTAKFLSEDYHLILPDLAGHGENERKEGLDYSIDGQATFLKSFLEELDVNQFNLVGNSMGGHTAAAYAIKYPNELNNLILLDAAGIKIDDHVVYGGFGKEIKNKEELDAVLSRVFYKVPELPGPIADYMIETVNNSKDFVDGSLIPAIKNGKYFNLKDDVQSIKAPTLVLQGRHDEVVNFNVAEYYRDHIPNAKLVVIENASHSPQLEVPEEVANNIKNFIQ, translated from the coding sequence ATGAAGAAGCTTTTAAAAATAATTGGAGGAATTATTGGAATATTAGTGATTGCTGTAGCGGTCATATACTTCTTCTTTCCAAAGGTTCTTGTAGACCAAACCAATGCAAGTTATGCTCGCGCTGCCGGTCTTGAGAAAAAAACGATTGAAATAAATGGCTACACTGTTCATTTCTATGAAAGTGAAGGGGAAGATGATAAGCCAGACTTTGTTCTTGTTCACGGTATGGGAGATGATAAAAGTAGTTTTTTACAAACGGCTAAATTTTTATCAGAAGATTATCATTTAATTCTACCCGATTTAGCTGGTCACGGTGAAAATGAAAGAAAAGAAGGACTTGATTATTCCATAGATGGTCAAGCAACATTTTTAAAATCTTTTTTAGAGGAATTGGACGTAAATCAATTTAACCTTGTTGGTAACTCAATGGGCGGACATACCGCTGCAGCATATGCCATTAAATATCCAAATGAACTTAATAACCTCATTTTACTAGATGCTGCGGGTATTAAAATAGATGACCACGTTGTGTATGGTGGTTTTGGTAAAGAAATTAAAAACAAAGAAGAATTGGATGCTGTGCTTTCACGCGTCTTTTATAAAGTGCCGGAACTACCAGGTCCAATAGCAGATTATATGATTGAAACGGTTAACAACAGTAAAGATTTTGTTGATGGCTCGTTAATTCCTGCAATTAAAAACGGAAAATATTTCAATCTTAAAGATGATGTGCAATCTATAAAAGCACCTACGTTAGTCTTGCAAGGTAGACACGATGAAGTGGTAAACTTTAATGTGGCAGAGTACTACAGAGACCATATCCCAAATGCGAAGTTAGTCGTTATTGAAAACGCTTCACATTCACCTCAATTAGAAGTGCCGGAAGAAGTCGCAAACAATATTAAAAACTTCATACAATAG
- a CDS encoding putative quinol monooxygenase, which produces MKSTIVKFTAKAEHKDTFVTTLKEAQAATQKEAGNKEIRVFVSKAEDNVFFVYERWADKAAITSHDNEPHTKKLMEVGQTALQSAPDFYFLGDTNPLPDHSKSANPEDEVFIIFFIFKLRTEFRETLLEQFEDHIIHTRKEEEGNILFDLYTVDNQEDTLAVYEHWRKESDVWDIHFNQPYAVKTGKLMEEAVIGDLKQYMNFVTEI; this is translated from the coding sequence ATGAAAAGTACAATAGTAAAATTTACAGCAAAAGCAGAACACAAAGATACGTTTGTAACAACGCTTAAAGAAGCACAAGCGGCAACCCAAAAAGAGGCTGGTAATAAAGAGATTAGAGTATTTGTATCTAAAGCAGAAGACAATGTGTTTTTTGTTTACGAACGTTGGGCAGACAAAGCTGCTATTACATCTCACGATAACGAACCACATACCAAAAAGTTAATGGAAGTAGGACAGACCGCCTTACAGTCGGCTCCTGATTTCTACTTTTTAGGCGATACTAATCCGTTACCAGACCATTCTAAATCTGCAAATCCTGAAGATGAAGTATTTATAATTTTCTTCATTTTTAAACTAAGAACTGAATTTAGAGAAACACTTCTTGAACAGTTTGAAGATCACATTATCCACACAAGAAAAGAGGAAGAAGGCAACATCCTTTTTGATTTATATACAGTAGATAATCAAGAAGATACCCTAGCAGTTTACGAGCATTGGAGAAAAGAATCTGATGTTTGGGATATTCACTTTAATCAACCTTATGCAGTAAAAACAGGCAAACTAATGGAAGAAGCTGTCATTGGTGATTTAAAGCAGTATATGAATTTCGTTACAGAAATTTAA
- a CDS encoding nuclear transport factor 2 family protein, with the protein MNTAENKKNAIAFYRMAYEGNPKVAIEKYCGGQYIQHNPDVANGPKGFIDYFERMQREYPKKSINFVRSIAEGNLVALHTHQIWPDNDQYITMDFFRFDEKGKICEHWDSIQQIPKTSANPNTMY; encoded by the coding sequence ATGAATACAGCAGAAAACAAAAAAAATGCAATAGCCTTTTATAGAATGGCTTATGAAGGCAATCCTAAAGTTGCCATTGAGAAATATTGTGGAGGTCAATATATTCAGCACAATCCTGATGTAGCCAACGGGCCAAAAGGTTTTATCGATTATTTTGAACGTATGCAACGTGAATACCCTAAAAAGTCGATTAACTTTGTTCGCTCCATAGCAGAAGGAAATTTGGTTGCGCTACACACGCATCAAATCTGGCCAGATAATGACCAGTACATCACCATGGATTTTTTTCGGTTTGATGAAAAAGGGAAGATTTGTGAACACTGGGATTCCATTCAGCAAATTCCTAAAACATCGGCCAACCCCAATACTATGTATTAA
- a CDS encoding NADP-dependent oxidoreductase → MKAIVLEKAGGPENLHLAEVAKPSIKDNEVLVAVKAISLNPADVKPKYQDKMLNMMYGEKRPVILGWDIAGTVTEVGTDVTNFKVGDKVFGMVNFPGVGNAYAEFVAAPEAHLATMPDNVSFEEAAATTLAALTALQILEGRINKGDKVLIQAGSGGVGHFAIQIAKAMGAFVNTTASAKNGAFVTSIGADNAIDYHTEKFEEILSDIDFVLDTQGGEVLENSVKVLKSGGTAYTTVGMDLDDLKASAKKENKTVSDILVHSSAEDMNTLKGMLENGSIKPNIYKTFAFEDMAAAHTEVEKGRTVGKVIVTL, encoded by the coding sequence ATGAAAGCAATAGTATTAGAAAAAGCAGGAGGACCAGAAAACCTTCATTTAGCAGAAGTAGCAAAACCAAGCATAAAAGATAACGAGGTATTAGTAGCGGTAAAGGCTATTTCATTAAACCCGGCAGACGTAAAACCAAAGTATCAAGATAAGATGCTGAATATGATGTACGGTGAAAAACGACCTGTAATTTTAGGCTGGGACATAGCAGGAACCGTAACAGAAGTCGGTACTGATGTTACCAATTTTAAAGTAGGAGACAAGGTTTTTGGTATGGTGAATTTTCCTGGTGTAGGTAACGCTTACGCGGAATTTGTTGCTGCGCCAGAAGCACATTTAGCTACAATGCCAGACAACGTCTCTTTTGAAGAGGCTGCTGCTACAACCTTAGCTGCTTTAACTGCATTACAAATCTTAGAAGGAAGGATTAATAAAGGTGATAAAGTACTAATACAAGCAGGTTCTGGTGGTGTTGGGCATTTTGCTATCCAAATTGCAAAAGCAATGGGAGCTTTTGTGAATACTACTGCCTCGGCAAAAAACGGTGCATTTGTTACCTCTATTGGAGCAGATAACGCAATTGATTATCATACTGAAAAGTTTGAAGAAATTCTATCTGATATCGACTTTGTGTTAGATACGCAAGGTGGTGAAGTATTAGAAAATTCAGTAAAAGTTTTAAAAAGCGGTGGAACAGCCTACACAACAGTAGGTATGGACTTAGATGACTTAAAAGCATCAGCCAAAAAGGAGAACAAAACCGTTTCAGACATTTTAGTACACTCTAGTGCTGAAGATATGAACACCTTAAAAGGAATGTTAGAAAACGGTAGCATTAAACCAAACATTTACAAAACGTTTGCTTTTGAAGATATGGCTGCTGCCCATACCGAAGTTGAAAAAGGAAGAACAGTGGGTAAAGTAATCGTGACACTTTAG
- a CDS encoding aldehyde dehydrogenase family protein, protein MKTQDKLPNYTRKIFVGGEWKDGKGPAIKDINPWNQEELFTLNGATTDNVNEAFELAAVAQKKWAAVLPPEKSRMMLKLAEVVRNRKKEFAEWARKEVGATLAKGYFEAELVASVFESAVHLPLQVEGKILPQDIDGKESMAVRKPLGVIGLISPWNFPGQLTARTLGPALAVGNAVVLKPASTSIVTGGLIFASFLEEAGFPKGLLSVLPGGGSTIGTAITKHPISKLISFTGSTPVGRQVGKNALEADIIKNIELELGGNSPFVVLEDADIDQAVEAAAWGKFMNQGQICMAINRIIVEDKVYDEFTEKFIAKVKTLKRLDMNDPDTFVGPIIDQNQFDTVKGLIDDAKEQGYKMALGGEAEGLHMPPHIFVDVDENCPLFQNEIFGPAVSIARAKDTEDALRLANATDYGLSSSVFTQDEAKGMAFAQGIEAGMTHINDQPVNDSAYAPFGGVKNSGLGRFNGQWGVKSFTVAHWITIQKTPRKYPFKAADFQ, encoded by the coding sequence ATGAAAACACAGGATAAATTACCGAATTATACGAGAAAAATATTTGTTGGTGGCGAATGGAAAGACGGAAAAGGACCAGCAATCAAGGATATTAACCCTTGGAATCAAGAGGAGTTATTTACCTTAAACGGAGCTACTACAGATAATGTTAATGAGGCTTTTGAACTAGCAGCAGTTGCGCAGAAAAAATGGGCAGCCGTATTACCTCCTGAAAAGAGTAGAATGATGCTAAAACTAGCCGAAGTAGTTAGAAACAGAAAGAAAGAGTTTGCAGAATGGGCAAGAAAAGAAGTAGGAGCAACCTTAGCAAAAGGGTATTTTGAAGCAGAATTGGTTGCTAGCGTTTTTGAAAGTGCTGTGCATTTACCATTACAAGTAGAAGGTAAAATATTACCACAAGATATTGATGGCAAAGAATCTATGGCTGTTAGAAAACCATTAGGTGTTATTGGTTTAATTTCTCCTTGGAATTTCCCAGGTCAATTGACCGCGCGTACTTTAGGTCCAGCATTGGCAGTAGGTAATGCGGTGGTGTTAAAACCGGCATCAACGTCTATAGTAACAGGCGGATTAATTTTCGCTTCTTTTTTAGAAGAGGCAGGTTTCCCGAAAGGGTTATTAAGCGTTTTACCTGGTGGAGGAAGTACTATTGGTACTGCGATTACAAAACATCCTATTTCAAAACTAATTTCGTTTACAGGCTCAACACCAGTTGGTCGTCAAGTTGGTAAAAATGCTCTGGAAGCAGATATCATTAAAAATATCGAGTTAGAATTAGGTGGTAACAGTCCGTTTGTAGTACTAGAAGATGCAGATATAGATCAAGCGGTTGAAGCTGCTGCTTGGGGTAAATTTATGAACCAAGGTCAAATCTGTATGGCTATCAACAGAATTATCGTTGAAGATAAAGTCTATGACGAATTTACAGAGAAGTTTATAGCAAAAGTAAAGACCTTAAAACGATTGGATATGAATGATCCGGATACGTTTGTAGGTCCTATTATTGATCAAAACCAGTTTGATACTGTTAAAGGGTTAATAGACGATGCAAAAGAACAAGGATATAAAATGGCATTAGGTGGTGAAGCCGAAGGTTTACATATGCCTCCACACATTTTTGTAGACGTTGACGAAAACTGCCCATTATTTCAAAATGAGATTTTTGGACCAGCAGTGTCTATTGCTAGAGCAAAAGATACGGAAGATGCTTTACGTTTAGCAAATGCTACAGATTATGGACTGTCTAGCTCTGTATTTACACAAGACGAAGCAAAAGGTATGGCGTTTGCACAAGGTATTGAAGCTGGAATGACGCATATTAATGACCAACCGGTAAACGACAGTGCCTATGCACCTTTTGGAGGAGTTAAGAATTCAGGTCTAGGTCGTTTTAATGGACAATGGGGTGTAAAATCATTTACCGTTGCTCATTGGATTACCATTCAAAAAACACCAAGGAAATATCCTTTTAAGGCAGCTGATTTTCAATAA
- a CDS encoding putative DNA modification/repair radical SAM protein → MSLSFDRIKEKLNILADAAKYDVSCSSSGSVRKNNSDGLGDSSGMGICHSYTEDGRCVSLLKILLTNHCIFDCAYCVTRKSNDLQRAAFKIQEVVDLTINFYRRNYIEGLFLSSGIFKSPDYTMERLVMVAKKLRLVENFNGYIHLKSIPGASDELMREAGLYADRLSVNIEVPTISGLKLLAPDKKHEDFTKPMLKVKNEIIQYKSEKKIIKSTPKYAPAGQSTQMIVGATGESDKDIMYSATHYYKNYNMKRVYYSGYVPVAEDSRLPAIGTQVPMLRENRLYQTDWLLRFYGFGVQEILNNDHPNLDMDVDPKLGWALRNMQYFPVDINKADKSVLARIPGLGMKSVHKIISARRYRKLNWEHLKKIGVALNRAKYFIICDSNSWEHKDIEGTKIKGLILQNSVGKFRKEYSNQLQLFS, encoded by the coding sequence ATGTCTTTATCTTTTGATCGAATAAAGGAAAAATTGAATATCCTAGCCGATGCCGCCAAATATGATGTTTCATGTTCTAGTAGCGGGAGTGTACGTAAAAATAACTCTGACGGATTAGGCGATAGCAGCGGAATGGGTATTTGCCACAGCTATACGGAAGATGGCAGGTGCGTTTCATTATTAAAAATCCTGTTGACCAACCATTGCATATTTGACTGTGCCTATTGTGTCACTCGAAAAAGTAATGATTTACAACGTGCCGCTTTCAAAATTCAAGAGGTAGTAGACTTGACCATTAATTTCTACAGACGGAATTACATAGAAGGCCTTTTTTTGAGTTCAGGAATTTTTAAAAGTCCAGATTACACTATGGAGCGTCTAGTTATGGTAGCCAAGAAACTTAGGTTAGTAGAAAACTTTAACGGGTACATTCATCTTAAATCAATTCCCGGAGCCAGTGACGAGCTTATGCGCGAAGCAGGATTATATGCCGATAGATTATCGGTAAATATTGAGGTACCTACCATTTCCGGGCTGAAGTTATTGGCTCCCGATAAGAAACATGAAGATTTTACCAAACCTATGTTAAAGGTGAAGAATGAAATTATTCAATACAAGTCAGAGAAAAAAATAATCAAAAGCACTCCCAAATATGCTCCTGCTGGGCAGAGCACCCAAATGATTGTTGGGGCCACTGGAGAATCAGACAAGGATATTATGTACTCTGCCACGCATTATTACAAAAACTATAATATGAAGCGGGTATACTACTCTGGCTATGTTCCTGTAGCAGAAGACAGTAGGTTGCCCGCTATTGGCACTCAAGTTCCTATGCTTAGAGAAAATAGATTGTACCAAACGGATTGGTTGTTGCGTTTTTATGGTTTTGGGGTTCAAGAAATTCTTAATAATGACCACCCAAATCTAGATATGGATGTTGATCCTAAATTAGGGTGGGCCCTGAGAAATATGCAATACTTTCCTGTAGACATCAATAAAGCAGACAAGAGTGTTTTAGCCCGCATACCAGGCCTCGGAATGAAATCTGTGCATAAAATAATTAGTGCTAGACGCTACCGAAAGTTGAATTGGGAACACCTAAAAAAAATTGGCGTTGCTCTTAACAGAGCTAAATACTTTATTATTTGTGATTCTAATTCATGGGAACACAAAGATATAGAAGGAACCAAAATTAAAGGCTTGATTCTCCAGAATTCGGTGGGGAAATTTAGAAAAGAATACAGCAATCAATTACAGTTATTTAGTTGA
- the nfsB gene encoding oxygen-insensitive NAD(P)H nitroreductase, producing the protein MNLTEILNNRYSAKEFDATKKISDADFQQIKDVLRLSPSSVNLQPWHFLIADTQEGKERIAKGTQGFFKFNTPKVLDASHVIVIAARTDADDDYMNSILEQEDQDGRFAAQEFKNQMHGGRMLFANIHRYDLKDLPHWMEKQVYLNMGALLLGAAALGIDACPMEGVDVKALDEEFSLREKGFTALAVVSLGYRKDSDFNAKLPKSRFPEETVITQL; encoded by the coding sequence ATGAATCTAACAGAAATATTAAACAACCGCTACTCAGCAAAAGAATTTGATGCAACTAAGAAAATATCCGATGCAGATTTTCAACAAATAAAAGATGTATTACGTTTAAGTCCTTCTAGTGTAAACCTACAACCTTGGCATTTTTTAATAGCGGATACTCAAGAAGGTAAAGAGCGAATTGCAAAAGGGACACAAGGATTTTTCAAATTCAATACACCAAAAGTCTTAGATGCTTCTCACGTAATTGTTATCGCAGCTCGCACAGATGCAGACGATGATTATATGAATAGCATTTTGGAGCAAGAAGACCAAGATGGACGCTTTGCAGCACAGGAGTTTAAAAATCAAATGCACGGTGGTCGTATGCTATTTGCAAATATTCACCGCTACGACCTTAAAGATTTACCGCACTGGATGGAAAAGCAAGTGTATTTAAATATGGGTGCACTTTTATTGGGTGCAGCTGCCTTAGGTATTGATGCTTGCCCAATGGAAGGGGTAGACGTAAAAGCATTAGATGAAGAATTTAGCTTACGCGAAAAAGGCTTCACCGCTCTTGCAGTTGTGTCTTTAGGTTATAGAAAAGACAGTGACTTTAATGCAAAATTACCGAAATCTAGATTTCCTGAAGAAACAGTTATCACACAGTTATAA
- a CDS encoding TIGR03915 family putative DNA repair protein — MNATKTFIYDGSFNGFLTAIFVAFDEKTRVADIQKNTASQSGLFSETESIFTQMDKAQRVWNGIDKKSHTAIKDIYFAFLSETKGVEMLLYSYIRKMFTTTTSISSDYSDGTVLKISQLARSVGREKHRMEAFVRFQLTKDDICFSNIEPDFDVIPLITKHFRSRYADQQWLIYDVKRKYGIFYDLNQVEIITLDLDTAYTNSLNKSVHFGEEEYNYQDLWNNYFKSTNIKSRINLKLHKQHVPKRYWKYLSEKKAV; from the coding sequence ATGAACGCTACTAAAACCTTTATTTACGATGGAAGTTTCAATGGATTTCTAACAGCCATTTTTGTTGCTTTTGATGAAAAAACAAGAGTGGCCGATATTCAAAAAAACACAGCCTCTCAAAGCGGGCTTTTTTCTGAAACAGAGAGCATTTTTACGCAAATGGATAAAGCCCAAAGGGTATGGAACGGAATAGACAAAAAGAGTCATACAGCAATAAAAGATATTTACTTTGCCTTTTTAAGTGAAACCAAAGGTGTTGAAATGCTATTGTACAGTTACATTCGAAAAATGTTTACAACTACCACTTCTATTTCTTCGGATTACTCAGATGGCACGGTTCTAAAAATTAGCCAACTAGCAAGATCTGTAGGTAGGGAAAAACACAGAATGGAGGCTTTTGTTCGTTTTCAATTAACAAAAGATGACATCTGCTTTTCCAACATAGAACCAGATTTTGACGTGATACCATTGATAACAAAACATTTTAGATCTAGATATGCAGACCAACAATGGTTGATTTATGATGTTAAACGCAAGTATGGCATTTTCTATGATTTGAATCAAGTTGAAATTATAACATTAGACCTAGATACCGCCTATACCAATAGTCTAAACAAAAGTGTTCACTTTGGTGAGGAAGAATACAACTACCAAGACCTTTGGAACAATTACTTTAAGAGCACCAATATAAAATCCCGAATTAACTTAAAATTACACAAACAACACGTTCCTAAGCGATATTGGAAATATTTAAGTGAGAAGAAAGCCGTGTAA
- a CDS encoding carboxymuconolactone decarboxylase family protein: MKKQFILLFTLVLAYSSIAQNTKEDNYQTGVKIVNEVNGEGASKGLEAAFKSVSPDMADYIIRYGFGEIYNRKGIDFETKELLIIASLTTQANAKSQLKSHIKAALNLGATPNEISETMILLSLYTGFPAANNGIFTLKEVLEETNYTASNHINTTQQLVKNWELDGFSMPESIVASPTENWLYVSNVNQNSKGYISRISKDGKVENYKWVTGLNSPAGLALYQDKLYVGDGKELHIINVKNGKVVNSITSPDVVSLNDVVVSKNGKVFISDIASGKIFTLVNNKLEVWFQSPEIKHPNGLYIQNEDLVIANFGEELTLEISPDKFGSLYKVNLKDKTITRFKSSYQLGAIDGLTAVNDGFLVTGGTVSDLFFINENTRQLIGNFPKGLADITIENNVLFTPVLFSNSIASYTLPPTISKAIPVDENWKRINTKEEYLKIAADNFYGDKDGQSVATHDGQIFGVFGGKVLTGTWDWKNNFFTRTSKIGDMDLGYDELVIEVTGAKMRLTLKQGKGMTVVYNKK; this comes from the coding sequence ATGAAAAAGCAATTTATTTTACTATTCACTTTAGTTTTAGCTTACTCCAGTATTGCGCAAAACACAAAAGAAGACAACTATCAAACAGGCGTAAAAATTGTTAACGAGGTTAATGGTGAAGGAGCTTCAAAGGGATTAGAAGCGGCTTTTAAAAGTGTCTCTCCAGATATGGCAGATTATATTATTCGCTATGGTTTTGGAGAAATTTATAATAGAAAAGGCATAGATTTTGAAACCAAAGAATTATTAATAATTGCTAGTCTTACTACACAAGCTAATGCAAAATCGCAATTAAAATCACATATAAAGGCTGCCTTAAATTTAGGTGCTACGCCAAATGAGATTTCAGAAACTATGATTTTATTAAGCTTGTATACGGGCTTTCCTGCTGCAAATAATGGCATTTTTACTTTAAAGGAAGTTTTAGAAGAAACAAACTATACAGCATCTAATCACATAAATACAACACAACAATTAGTTAAAAACTGGGAGTTAGATGGCTTTTCTATGCCTGAGTCTATTGTGGCATCACCAACAGAGAATTGGTTGTATGTTTCTAATGTAAATCAAAATAGCAAAGGGTATATAAGTAGAATTTCAAAGGACGGAAAAGTTGAAAATTACAAATGGGTAACTGGTTTAAATTCGCCTGCAGGCTTGGCATTATATCAAGACAAATTATACGTTGGCGATGGTAAGGAGCTTCATATTATCAATGTTAAAAATGGTAAAGTTGTAAATAGCATTACTTCTCCAGATGTTGTGTCATTAAATGATGTCGTGGTTTCTAAAAACGGAAAGGTTTTTATTTCTGATATAGCAAGTGGTAAGATTTTCACATTAGTAAATAACAAATTAGAGGTTTGGTTTCAATCACCAGAAATTAAGCATCCAAACGGACTTTATATTCAAAATGAAGACTTAGTTATTGCAAATTTTGGTGAAGAATTGACTTTAGAAATTTCACCAGATAAGTTTGGCAGTCTATATAAAGTTAACCTAAAAGATAAAACGATAACACGGTTTAAAAGCAGTTATCAACTAGGAGCTATAGACGGTTTAACTGCTGTTAATGATGGTTTTTTAGTAACAGGAGGTACGGTTAGTGACTTGTTTTTTATAAATGAGAATACGCGACAATTAATTGGAAACTTCCCGAAAGGTTTAGCAGATATTACTATAGAAAACAATGTGTTATTTACTCCGGTTCTTTTTAGTAATTCAATAGCATCTTACACACTTCCACCTACTATTAGTAAAGCTATACCTGTAGATGAAAATTGGAAAAGAATAAACACAAAAGAAGAATACTTAAAGATAGCTGCCGATAATTTTTATGGTGACAAAGACGGGCAATCTGTTGCTACTCACGACGGACAAATATTTGGAGTTTTTGGAGGTAAAGTATTGACAGGTACTTGGGATTGGAAAAATAATTTCTTCACCAGAACAAGCAAAATCGGAGATATGGATTTAGGGTATGATGAACTTGTAATTGAAGTTACAGGAGCCAAAATGCGCTTAACACTTAAGCAAGGCAAGGGAATGACCGTTGTCTACAATAAAAAATAA
- a CDS encoding GNAT family N-acetyltransferase produces MTIEILHKFNLNDQVQQEIQDLYKQLNDKNKQRPLHQILQDENHVIFAACKHEGHIIGIALLATYKVISGYRGLIEDVVVDSEHRGKGIGRKLMQKLLAEAEHLNLDEIILFSGHHRTAAIKLYKSLGFTTRESGVYNLKIADS; encoded by the coding sequence ATGACCATCGAAATTCTACATAAATTTAATCTTAACGACCAGGTTCAACAGGAAATTCAGGATTTATATAAACAACTGAATGACAAAAATAAACAGAGACCTTTGCATCAAATACTTCAAGATGAAAATCATGTAATTTTTGCAGCATGCAAGCACGAAGGTCATATTATTGGAATAGCCCTTTTAGCTACGTACAAGGTTATTTCCGGATATAGAGGTTTAATTGAAGATGTAGTGGTCGATTCCGAACATCGAGGAAAAGGAATTGGAAGGAAATTGATGCAAAAGCTTCTTGCTGAGGCCGAGCACTTAAACCTAGATGAAATCATATTGTTTTCAGGTCATCACAGAACAGCGGCAATCAAACTTTATAAAAGCCTAGGTTTTACAACAAGGGAAAGCGGAGTTTACAATCTAAAAATAGCAGATTCTTAA